A segment of the Cohnella algarum genome:
CATAAGTTCCCACTTGCGCCTGTTGCCGCCTATATGGCGATGGAGATGATCGCCAGGTTCATTATTGTCCCGTTTTGCCTTGCCACTCGACTGGCTGGACTTATCTTGTCACTGGGTACCCAGTGGGGCTTATTTCGCCACTATTGGATCATAGTTAAACTCCTGATAACTGTTCTTTCCACAATCGGCTTGCTTGTACATATGCGGCCCATTCGCTACTTGGCAGGGGAAGCGGGGAAGCTAGCAGTGTCCGGTGACGATCTCCGCTATCAGATCCAACTCGTGGTCACCTCCAGCGCGGCCCTGCTGGCACGTTGCTGTCGGCCACGGCGCTGGCGGTGTACAAGCCGCGAGGCATGACCGCGTACGGGTGGCGCAAGCAGCAGCAGCAGCGGCGCAAGGATTCGCAGCATCATTAATGCAGATGCACAGCACCAAAAGGACCAATTGCCTTAAAAAGCAATTGGTCCTTTTGCGTTTTTATTGTTTTTCGTATTTGATCAGCGCCATTAATCCGCCAGGCTCGACGTCGGCATTGGTCGTATGGTGAAGCTCATGACAGTGAAACACCCATTCGCCTGGATTGTCGGCAATGAAGTCGACATCATAGGTCTCCCCGGGATTCACGGTTAATGTGTTCAAAATTTGCGGATTCGCAAACGGGTGGCCGTCTTGGGCAACAACTCTGAAGTCATGTCCGTGCAGATGCATCGGATGAATGCCGTTGCTGATATTCGCCATACGGATTCGGACGACATCTCCGAATTTAACGTTGAGGGGGCTGGTATCGGGGAATGATTTGCCGTTGATCGTCCAGTAGTTGTAGTTCATTCCCATCACGGTGCTGCCGGCATTGTCGCCGGGCTCCTCCGAAGGCATGTCCATCCCCTGGTCGGAAGCCTTATCCTTCAATCCCTGCTTTATCATTTTTCGTACATTCCCTTTTTGCTTGATCGGCCCGGGCGTTCCTTTCGACATGCCCGGCATATCGGCCATGTCCGGCATCGAATTTTCCTGACCATTCTGTGGAGCAGTTGTCTGGTCGGGAATGTTCCAACCCCCGAAGATCATGGAGTACTCACGGTCGTATTTTATTGTTTCCGGGTTTTGCGGGTCAATGATGAGCAGACCGTACATTCCTTTATCGATTTGCTCAATGCTGTTGAAGTGGGGGTGATACATATAGGTTCCAGCGTGATTGGCCGTAAACTCATAGGTGAAGGTTTCTCCGGGTTTTATGGCTTGCTGCGTAAACGCAGGAACGCCGTCCATGGCGTTCGGCACGTGGAGTCCATGCCAATGAATAGAGGTTTCATCCGACAGGCTGTTCTTGAGAATAACTCGAATCGTGTCGCCTTCCTTCGCCCGGATGGTCGGTCCGGGCACGGTTCCATTATAGGTATAGGCGTCTGTCTCGACTCCGGATACCAATTTCCATCTCGCTGGTTTCGCTTCAAGCTTATATTCGTGAATTTGACCTGTAGGCGTAACTGTATCCGTCTCGCTCAGCGCGGGTAAATTCCGCAGTTTTTTCGTGGTCAGAATATCTTCCGCTTTCGCGGGTGAATTTTGCGCTTGCGCCTTCTGCCTGTTATTCTCCGTCTGATCGGGTGCTCCTTGCTGCTGAGAAGCATTATTGCATCCTGCCCCAAAGTATAAACAAACGAGTAGCCCTATTGAAATCGCAGTTTTAAACCGCATGTGTGGAATACCTCCCTTTACTTTTTAGTGTAGTTTGATGCAACCTTGGAGGAGATATGCAAACTGCCCATTAGGTTAAAACTGCCAATTGCATAATCTCTGCCTGAAATGAACAATTTACAACTTGCAGAAAAAATAATAAAGAAAGGATGTGGAATTGATGCTTCATATAAATATTCAAAATGCGGGAAGGTCCATGAAAGTTTTACTATTTAGCGTCCTCTTGTCGCATCTGGGCTATTACATGATCCTTCCGATTTTGCCGATCTACTTGAAAATAAATAAAGCACTGGGGGTCGCCGAGATCGGACTGATCCTCGCTGTCAGTTCTTTTTCATTTCAAGAGGCGAGTATTGTCGGCGGTTATCTTGCGGATCGTATAGGACGAAGAACCATTATTGCTTTGGGGGCCGTTATTCGCGCGGGTGCTTTAGCTGGTTAAGCGTTATTACCATCCTTTTGGGCTTTGATGGTTATGTCTTTGATGAATGGAGCTGGTGGCGGTTTAAATGCACCTTCCACGAAAGCAGCGATTGCTGCGCTGGCAGCGGATGATGAGAATAAAACGACTGCTTTTTCGCTTCGGGGGATTGCGGCGAATGTCGGAACCAGTCTGACGGGCCTTTTGGCCTATTTCGTCTGAGTCTGTAAAATAAAATGTGTAAACTCCCAGACCTGCTACAATAGGAATAATAGAAAGGTTGGGAGCACACATGGGATTGTGGTCGAAGGAGCAACTTCGAGCGTTTATCAAGGAGAATAATCTGGTCACCGCTCAGGACGCACAGAATGCTTTGAAAGACTTGTTTGCCGAAACGTTGCAGGAGATGCTTGAGGCCGAGATGGACACCCATCTGGGCTACGAGAAGCATGATGTGCAGAACAAGCAGACGAGCAATAGCCGCAATGGGAAAAGCAAGAAGAAAATCACGAGCGAGTACGGCGAGCAGGAGATTGCGGTCCCCAGAGACCGATTGGGCGAGTTCGAACCGGTCGTTGTCCGGAAGCATCAATCAAACGTAACGGGCATCGAGGACCAGATCATCGCGCT
Coding sequences within it:
- a CDS encoding multicopper oxidase family protein; the encoded protein is MRFKTAISIGLLVCLYFGAGCNNASQQQGAPDQTENNRQKAQAQNSPAKAEDILTTKKLRNLPALSETDTVTPTGQIHEYKLEAKPARWKLVSGVETDAYTYNGTVPGPTIRAKEGDTIRVILKNSLSDETSIHWHGLHVPNAMDGVPAFTQQAIKPGETFTYEFTANHAGTYMYHPHFNSIEQIDKGMYGLLIIDPQNPETIKYDREYSMIFGGWNIPDQTTAPQNGQENSMPDMADMPGMSKGTPGPIKQKGNVRKMIKQGLKDKASDQGMDMPSEEPGDNAGSTVMGMNYNYWTINGKSFPDTSPLNVKFGDVVRIRMANISNGIHPMHLHGHDFRVVAQDGHPFANPQILNTLTVNPGETYDVDFIADNPGEWVFHCHELHHTTNADVEPGGLMALIKYEKQ
- a CDS encoding MFS transporter; protein product: MLHINIQNAGRSMKVLLFSVLLSHLGYYMILPILPIYLKINKALGVAEIGLILAVSSFSFQEASIVGGYLADRIGRRTIIALGAVIRAGALAG